Proteins encoded within one genomic window of Candidatus Thermoplasmatota archaeon:
- a CDS encoding PQQ-binding-like beta-propeller repeat protein, which produces PPPAAGSSAWNRTAAAPRLALATGASAADPSRVLAFSIDAAGLVEAVRADGALAWSAETGFAPPSVASRYEDRAFAFVATLGGGPSAIASPPVRALYVGSGGAFARLDPSTGAEAWRLERGPSGTPYLVGLVAADRVGADAFEGVLAAWSDGHVTAHEATTGATLWWQAAEAGVASAFAEPRIRLLGYAADPAPPAPPAAPRDRVVIVGVDGAVAAWDAADGAPAWTVAKPAGEMARVTAAHAARDVARGELVALATDRGHLRVVRGATGGVDHDLRLDDLLHEASPAQACAAPPRQYQLSPQVRDACGRASPASSARALHWWTPSSDGMPRAPGSSKLALAAVIESWTGERSLVNLTGAVGGGGLAWSVPLAPTVNATAMAHALARDALSGAGDAVILVATADGRVIAVRPHEVETAPVPAPSWERQVSALPQGRSVYQIRVPNTAFFGAHLVVASLEWTSATGARHVARLASTFDVVTIAGDEGVNAYNVELRAWLPEWR; this is translated from the coding sequence CCCCTCCGCCCGCGGCGGGATCGAGCGCGTGGAACCGCACCGCGGCCGCGCCGCGCCTCGCGCTCGCGACCGGCGCATCGGCCGCCGATCCTTCGCGCGTTCTCGCCTTCTCGATCGACGCGGCAGGGCTCGTGGAGGCCGTTCGGGCGGACGGGGCCCTCGCGTGGAGCGCCGAGACGGGGTTCGCGCCGCCCTCGGTCGCGAGCCGATACGAAGACCGCGCGTTCGCGTTCGTCGCCACGCTCGGCGGCGGCCCCTCGGCGATCGCGTCCCCGCCCGTCCGGGCGCTCTACGTCGGGTCGGGCGGCGCCTTCGCGCGGCTCGATCCCTCCACGGGGGCCGAAGCGTGGCGCCTCGAGCGCGGACCGTCCGGGACGCCGTACCTCGTCGGCCTCGTCGCCGCGGACCGCGTCGGCGCGGACGCCTTCGAGGGCGTCCTTGCGGCGTGGAGCGACGGCCACGTCACGGCGCACGAGGCCACGACGGGCGCGACGCTCTGGTGGCAAGCGGCGGAGGCCGGCGTCGCGAGCGCCTTCGCCGAGCCGCGCATCCGGCTCCTCGGCTACGCGGCCGACCCCGCCCCGCCCGCGCCGCCCGCCGCCCCGCGGGACCGCGTCGTCATCGTCGGGGTCGATGGCGCCGTCGCGGCCTGGGATGCGGCCGACGGCGCGCCGGCGTGGACGGTCGCGAAGCCCGCGGGCGAGATGGCGCGCGTCACGGCCGCGCACGCCGCGCGCGACGTCGCGCGGGGCGAGCTCGTCGCGCTCGCGACGGACCGCGGTCACCTGCGGGTCGTGCGCGGCGCGACGGGCGGGGTCGACCACGACCTCCGTCTCGACGATCTCCTCCACGAAGCCTCGCCCGCCCAGGCGTGCGCCGCGCCGCCACGGCAATACCAGCTGAGCCCCCAGGTCCGCGACGCCTGCGGTCGCGCGAGTCCGGCTTCGAGCGCCCGCGCGCTCCACTGGTGGACCCCCTCGAGCGACGGGATGCCGCGCGCGCCCGGTTCGTCGAAGCTCGCGCTCGCCGCCGTCATCGAAAGCTGGACGGGAGAGCGCTCGCTCGTGAACCTCACGGGCGCCGTCGGCGGCGGCGGTCTTGCGTGGTCGGTGCCGCTCGCGCCGACGGTGAACGCGACCGCGATGGCGCACGCCCTCGCGCGGGATGCGCTCTCGGGAGCGGGGGACGCCGTCATCCTCGTCGCGACCGCGGACGGCCGGGTGATCGCCGTTCGACCGCACGAGGTCGAAACCGCCCCCGTTCCCGCGCCGTCGTGGGAGCGCCAGGTGTCGGCGCTCCCCCAGGGGAGGAGCGTCTACCAGATCCGCGTCCCGAACACGGCGTTCTTCGGCGCGCATCTCGTCGTCGCCTCGCTGGAATGGACGAGCGCGACGGGCGCAAGGCACGTCGCCCGGCTCGCGTCGACCTTCGACGTCGTCACGATCGCGGGAGACGAAGGCGTCAACGCCTACAACGTGGAGCTCCGCGCGTGGCTACCCGAATGGCGTTGA
- a CDS encoding SET domain-containing protein-lysine N-methyltransferase, producing MLRVPTRLGPSSIHGLGIFAVERIPAGTVVWDFDPPIDQRIRVDDLAKQPDHVQRYAAVYGYREGEWIVLCGDDARFMNHSKKPNCQSHAGATIARRDIEPGEELTDDYETFDADWEKYRDSMRG from the coding sequence GTGCTCCGTGTGCCCACCCGTCTCGGACCGAGCAGCATCCATGGGCTCGGCATCTTCGCGGTCGAACGCATCCCCGCCGGCACCGTCGTCTGGGACTTCGACCCGCCCATCGACCAGCGCATCCGCGTCGACGACCTCGCGAAGCAGCCCGATCACGTGCAACGCTACGCCGCGGTCTATGGCTATCGCGAAGGAGAATGGATCGTCCTTTGCGGCGACGATGCGCGCTTCATGAACCACTCGAAGAAGCCGAACTGCCAGAGCCACGCGGGCGCGACGATCGCGCGGCGCGACATCGAGCCCGGCGAGGAGCTCACCGACGACTACGAGACGTTCGATGCGGACTGGGAGAAGTACCGCGACTCGATGAGAGGCTAG